A stretch of DNA from Ricinus communis isolate WT05 ecotype wild-type chromosome 4, ASM1957865v1, whole genome shotgun sequence:
GAGTTAGATGAGCCTCCTTCTCCGACAACCataaaagaagatgagaatTTACATATCCCAGTAAGTATAGTATATTACTACTATAtgctatttctttctttgactAGCTAATTATCTTCCTTTTTTCTCCCTTTATTTTTGGGTTTCTACCGctttaaattttcttcttgCTAAAGGTTCTTGTTGCTGTAAAGTGAGTAATCATGATAATAATGAtgcttttgttatttatttatttattcccTTCTCTGAAAAAATCCAGATGGCTattcaaatcaaaacaaatGGATACACAAGTAATTCAAAAGCACATGGAGCCCTAAATGATTCTTCCTCCTCAGAAATCAGCTCTTCTCCAAGTACCAAGACCCCAACTTTGGTTGCTAGGCTCATGGGTCTTGATCTTCTTCCCGATCATCAAACCTACTCTCCAATTTCTTCAACTCATGAGACACCAAATCCTCTAGGCAAGTCTCGTTCACGGCGTCGTTATTCCCTCCAAAGCAAACATGGCAGCAGTGATTTTTCAGGTACCCGTTCTTTGCCAGAGACCCCAAGAATATCATCAGCTAGAAGATCAGATGTGGAACATCGGTTGTCACTTCAAATCCACAAAGAAAACATGAGTCCGAGTGAAGAGCTGGTTTTCTCTCGTATCTCATCTTTTAAACGAAAAGAGCTCAAAACTGAAGAAGAGAACAGAAGTCCTGGCCATTATGCTAGGCAGATTGTGAAGCAAGTTAAAGAAAGTGTTAGCAGGAAAGTTGGTTTGGACATTACGAACACAGTAAGAAGCAGAGATCACGAGCTTGTTAATCAATTGAAGACCAAGAAAATAATGAGCAAAGTTCTAACCAGAGTCGGTGATGATTCCAGTAGTCCAGGCAAGAACTCAATAGCTTCAGCTTCTTGCTCACCAAGACTCAAATTCTTGGAACCAAGAAACATTAAGCAAGTCTCACCCACTGTAATGCAATCCACCAAGGACCACAACATTATTTCTGAGtctccaaaatcatcaattccGGCAACTCCCTTACAGGTCAATGTCATGCCACAAAAGATGAAAGCTCCAACAAAACCAAAGTTACAACCGGTGCAAGAGCAAGTTCAGCAGGAGCAACAAAGACCCATCAAGAAGTGCAAGAAAGTTGCAGAAGAGAGGTTCGGTCCACCACCAAGACTGAAGAAACCTCCGCAAACTTCGGATATTATCCGAAACAAGCAAGAGGAATCATTTGTGCGTCAAGCAACAGTAACCAGAGCAAACATTCCTGACaagaaatgcaagaaaactCCGTTATCAAATGACCTTCTCAACATTACCGTCCCCACTCTTCTCCTCCCTGTCAAGAAAGATCCTACCACTACTCCCCGAGCTGCAAAAATCCCCCCAAAACaggtataaataattatattaaggTTTATCAAGTTGGATACCTATTTATCTTCTACtattttaagataatattcgttgctatatatatatatattgtcaCAGGTGATTCCTTGCTT
This window harbors:
- the LOC8258323 gene encoding uncharacterized protein LOC8258323 isoform X1 translates to MGREWYWVGGKSSKRGATGMDKENAGTSPGCMCSVFQLFDFHQFQLPSHQQQQQQQPSLNLDSLLLEDPPVSKGAEAPRNSLELDEPPSPTTIKEDENLHIPMAIQIKTNGYTSNSKAHGALNDSSSSEISSSPSTKTPTLVARLMGLDLLPDHQTYSPISSTHETPNPLGKSRSRRRYSLQSKHGSSDFSGTRSLPETPRISSARRSDVEHRLSLQIHKENMSPSEELVFSRISSFKRKELKTEEENRSPGHYARQIVKQVKESVSRKVGLDITNTVRSRDHELVNQLKTKKIMSKVLTRVGDDSSSPGKNSIASASCSPRLKFLEPRNIKQVSPTVMQSTKDHNIISESPKSSIPATPLQVNVMPQKMKAPTKPKLQPVQEQVQQEQQRPIKKCKKVAEERFGPPPRLKKPPQTSDIIRNKQEESFVRQATVTRANIPDKKCKKTPLSNDLLNITVPTLLLPVKKDPTTTPRAAKIPPKQAANHAQESKCSSQLFSCSRQSYKEQEVIHTTLNARGNSSSNNVDRSNGAAAAATTTTTTTTGDKAAEIEEYEYISRILRRTGIDKDTQVSFTRWFSPSHPLDPSIFYYLEYFTTISPSSLTNPNNNIGQLSHRCNRKLLFHLVDEILVDILKPYLNMKPWVERFDFSAAVTIRSHSNFQGSDLVDMLCSKIRSFPGADCRVLDDIDALVDKDMRHLYVQNDVAFGEEGEGIVTELEKDLLDTLIHETAVIFYAGILQNGMALGF
- the LOC8258323 gene encoding uncharacterized protein LOC8258323 isoform X2; translation: MAIQIKTNGYTSNSKAHGALNDSSSSEISSSPSTKTPTLVARLMGLDLLPDHQTYSPISSTHETPNPLGKSRSRRRYSLQSKHGSSDFSGTRSLPETPRISSARRSDVEHRLSLQIHKENMSPSEELVFSRISSFKRKELKTEEENRSPGHYARQIVKQVKESVSRKVGLDITNTVRSRDHELVNQLKTKKIMSKVLTRVGDDSSSPGKNSIASASCSPRLKFLEPRNIKQVSPTVMQSTKDHNIISESPKSSIPATPLQVNVMPQKMKAPTKPKLQPVQEQVQQEQQRPIKKCKKVAEERFGPPPRLKKPPQTSDIIRNKQEESFVRQATVTRANIPDKKCKKTPLSNDLLNITVPTLLLPVKKDPTTTPRAAKIPPKQAANHAQESKCSSQLFSCSRQSYKEQEVIHTTLNARGNSSSNNVDRSNGAAAAATTTTTTTTGDKAAEIEEYEYISRILRRTGIDKDTQVSFTRWFSPSHPLDPSIFYYLEYFTTISPSSLTNPNNNIGQLSHRCNRKLLFHLVDEILVDILKPYLNMKPWVERFDFSAAVTIRSHSNFQGSDLVDMLCSKIRSFPGADCRVLDDIDALVDKDMRHLYVQNDVAFGEEGEGIVTELEKDLLDTLIHETAVIFYAGILQNGMALGF